ACTCCCACGGATGCTGGGTGCCGTCGTACCACTGATGAGTGGTAAGGGGGTTGCCGGTCTCCGTCGAGGTGTCGTACACGAACTTGTTGCTCTCGCCTTTGGGCATTCCCCCCGGCCCTGTGGTCGGTTCGCCCGGCGGTGTCCCTGGCTGCACCCAGGTTTTGCCCCCATCATCGGAGCGCTGAATAATCTGTCCGAACCATCCACTGCACTGCGACGCATAAATCCGGTTTGGGTTAACGGGCGATCCCTTGACGTGGTAGATCTCCCAACCCGCGAAATGCGGACCACTCACATCCCATTTTTCGCGCTTGCCGTCCGACGTCAGGACGAACGCGCCCTTGCGTGTGCCAACCAGTACTCGTACCTTGCTCATCCTTCCTCCTTAGATTTTTGAAGATGCTCGCCGACAACCCTATCATGGCTTGTAGCGAGGGGTCTTGATGCTCGCCTTTGTTTACGTTTAACACGTAGCCTTATATATACGACGCACGACCGACGTAGAATCGACAGGTTCTGCATTTTTATTTTTGCATATCATTTCTTGTATTTAAGGCTTCAAGCTGTCTAGATACCTGCACAGCGCCTCGACTGCCTGTACCATCAACTCCTGGCTCCGCGAACTCTTGCCTGTGCCCCAAATTCCCATCTGTGATGCCACAACCAGCGCCGCTACGGCGCGCGGCAAGATGTCCTTTCTCACTTTTCCGGCCTTCATGGCATCCGTAAAGGCGTCTGTATAACACTTCCGCCACATGTTATAAAGTTTGTCGATTCGCTTGCGAAATCCTTCATCCAGCGGCGACATCTCCTGCGCCAGGTTGTTTAATGGACATCCCTGCACGAACGAGCCGCTCTTGATGTCCTCTTTGACGAATCGCCGGAAGGAACGTTTCATGTCCGCGATTGGGTTCGTCGAATCCGCTAAGGTATCAAGCCAACGCTGCTTCAGAATCGGCGCAATGATCTCGTCCACTACTGCGTAACCCAGTTCCTGCTTGCCTGAGAAGTGATGAAACAGCGCGCCTTTGGTGGTCCCTGTCACTTTTACGATGTGATTCAGGCTCCCACCCTGGAAACCGTTCTTGTAGAACTCCGCAAATGCGGCTCCCAGGATCTTCCGTCGCGTGGCTTCCGGTGCTTTGGTCG
The nucleotide sequence above comes from Terriglobales bacterium. Encoded proteins:
- a CDS encoding TetR/AcrR family transcriptional regulator translates to TKAPEATRRKILGAAFAEFYKNGFQGGSLNHIVKVTGTTKGALFHHFSGKQELGYAVVDEIIAPILKQRWLDTLADSTNPIADMKRSFRRFVKEDIKSGSFVQGCPLNNLAQEMSPLDEGFRKRIDKLYNMWRKCYTDAFTDAMKAGKVRKDILPRAVAALVVASQMGIWGTGKSSRSQELMVQAVEALCRYLDSLKP